The Zymobacter palmae DNA window TCGGTACGGCAACGGCAACTGCTGCTCAGGCAGCGGATATCGCCGTTGTGGACTGGCAGCAGGCGCTGTTGGATACCAACGCGGCCAAACAGTCCATGAACCAGCTTAAGAACAAGCTGGGTAACCGTCCGCAGCAGCTCCAGACGATGGGCCAAGAGCTCCAGCAGATGCAGCAGCGTTTGCAGCGTGACGGTGCCACCCTGTCTGACTCTGCGCGTAACCAGCAGATGCAGCAGTTCCAGACCAAAGGTGCGGAATTCCAGAAACTTCGCGCTCAGCTCGAAGAAGAGCGTCAGACCCAAGAAGATCAGTTCCTGCGTTCCGCGCGTCCGCGTCTTGACGCTGCCATCAAGCAGGTCGTTCAGCGTCACGGTGTGAAAGTCCTCGTTGACCGTACCGGTGTCATCTATGCCGACGACGCACTGGATCTGACCGGCGAAGTCACACAGGCGTATAACGCCGCCAAATGATGATTCCTGTGGTCGGAAGGGCATGCCGCCTTTCCGGCCCTGTCACGGATAGCCATGAATACGATTGCCAAGCACGGCTACACGTTGAATGAACTGGCCGAACGCGTGGGAGCGACCGTATCCGGAAACGGAGACGCGCTGATCACCGGACTGGCCACCCTTCATGATGCGGGCCCCGAAGATCTGGCCTTTCTGGCCAACCCCTCTTACCTGCGCTTCCTGCAAGATACTCATGCAGGGGGTGTTTTGATCCGCGAAGAGCATAAAGATGCCTGTCCAGTGCCCGCACTGGTGCTCAAGGATCCTTATCTCGGCTATGCCATGCTATCGCAGCTTTTCGATCCGATGGCTATGAAGCAAGCACCCACTGTTCATGAAACTGCCGTAATTGCCGATACAGCGACTATCGGTGAGCGTGTATCCATTGGACCGCATGTCCATATCGGTGCCCATGTGACCGTCGAAGACGATGTCGTTATCGACGCTGGCGTGGCCATCGGCGATGGCTGCATCGTCGGCAAGGGATCGCACCTCTATCCGAATGTCACGCTGTATCACGGCGTTACGCTTGGCGAACGTTGCATCATCCACAGCAGCGCGGTACTTGGCGGTGACGGTTTCGGCTTTGCCTTCAACGGCAAGGGCTGGACCAAAATCGCACAGATCGGTGGCGTTCGTCTGGGCGATGACGTCGAAGTCGGAAGCTGTTCCAGCATTGACCGTGGTGCGCTCGGCGATACGATCATCGGCAACGATGTCAAGATCGACAGCCAAGTGCAGATTGCCCATAACGTCCAGATTGGCGATCATAGCGCGCTGGCGGGTTGCGTTGGCATCGCTGGGTCGACCAAGATCGGCCGCGGCTGTCTGCTGGGCGGTGGTGTCGGCGTCGCAGGTCACCTTGAGATCGCCGATCGCGTCCAGATTACCGGTATGAGCCTGATCACCAACTCGATTCACTCGGCAGGTGTATACTCCTCGGGTACTGGCGCGATGCCGAATGCCCAGTGGCGTAAGAATGCCGTTCGATTCAAGCAGCTGGACGAGATGGCCCGCCGTCTTTCTCGGCTCGAAAAGCGCTGATATTCGGAGAGTGTCTTGGCCCGCAAGGTTGCATCGGGCCAATACGCACTATATAAAGCCTGCCTGGTCGCAGGCATTTTAATTTTCAGAGGCCGTGCCTCAGAGGTTGACTACATGGTCATGGGTATCAAGGAAATTCAGGAGTACCTGCCGCATCGCTTCCCGTTCCTCCTCGTGGATCGAGTAGTGGAACTTGAACTGGGCAAGTACATCAGAGCTTACAAGAACGTCAGCTACAACGAACCGTTCTTCACCGGTCACTTCCCGGATCATCCCATCATGCCGGGCGTACTGATCACCGAAGCACTGGCACAAGCGGCCGGTATCCTCGGGTTCAAGACAGTCAACAAGCTGCCACGTGATGGCTACATCTATTACTACGTCGGTAGCAACAACGTGCGTCTGAAGCGTCCGGTCTACCCGGGTGATCGTCTGTACCTAGAAGCTCACATGGACAAGTCCAAGCGTGGCATCTGGAAGTTTACTTGCCGTGCCTATGTCGACGACGAGCTTGCCTGTGAAGCCGACATCATCTGTGCTGAGAGGAAGATCGCTTGATCCACCCGACTGCTATCATCGACCCTGAAGCGCGGGTCGCCGATGACGTCGAAATCGGGCCTTATAGTGTTATTGGGCCTGATGTCGTCATCGGACCGGGGTGTGTCATTGCACCCCACGTCGTCATCAAGGGTTCCACGATCATCGGTGCGCGCAATCGTATCTTCCAGTTCGCCACTATCGGTGAGGACTGCCAAGATCTGAAATATCACGGTGAAAAAACGTATCTCGAGATTGGTGATGAGAATACGTTCCGTGAAGGTGTTACCGTGCACCGAGGTACGGTTCAGGATCAGGCGCTGACGCGTATCGGCAGCCACAACCTGTTCATGGCCTACTCGCACGTAGCACACGACTGCGTTATTGGCGATCACTGCATCATGGCCAACCAAGCCACGCTGGGCGGGCATGTCACCATTGGTGATCATGCTATCTTGGGTGGGCTGGCCGCCGTGCATCAGTTCTGTCACGTTGGTGCGCATGCCATGTGTGGTGGCGGCTCGATCATTACTAAGGACATTGCGTCCTTTGTCATGGTCAATGGCAACCCGGCTCATACGCACGGCATCAATGCGGAAGGGCTGCGTCGACGTGGGTTCTCCGCTGAAGCGATCAGCGCGCTGAAAGACGCCTACAAGCGCGTCTTCCGTGGCAAGCAAACGCTCAGCGAAGCGATTGCCGAGCTGCAAAAGGAAGAGACCCTGCCAGAAGTCGATATGTTCATCGACTCGTTGGTATCGTCTACTCGAGGCCTTACACGCTGATACCCTCTATCGGCGTGCAGGACATACCGTCAGTACTGCTGACGAAGGGTTTCCCGTTGCGTTCATGGAACACTGCCTGCGCTTCCATGCCGCTTCGGTGACCCTGTCTCCATGATCGGCCGTACAGACACGCCAGCCAGCAGGGCACGGCTCGCGCGACTGTGATCGGATCGTCCCGCCTATTCTCCGGTACGGTGACCCTACCCATGACTCAGACCGTTGCTCCCGCGCCGCTCAAGGTGTTCGTCGTTGCGGGCGAACTCTCGGGCGATATCCTTGGCGGTGGCTTGCTGCACGCGCTCAAAGTCCGCCATCCACAGATTGCCTTCAAAGGCATTGGTGGCCCCCGAATGATTGCTGAGGGCATGGAGAGTCTTTTCCCGCTGGAAACGCTGTCCGTGATGGGGCTGGTTGAGGTGGTGCGCCATCTGCCACGGCTCTTCAGCGTGCGGCGTCAGCTGCGTGAGGCTGCTCTGGCATGGGGGGCTGATATCATGATCGGTATCGACGCGCCGGACTTCACGCTTGGGCTGGAGCGGCAGCTGCGCGAACGCGGCATGCATACGTTGCACTATGTCAGTCCCTCAGTGTGGGCATGGCGACAGGGGCGCATCAAGGGCATCAAGGCCTCGGCCGAGCACATGCTGACACTACTGCCGTTCGAAGCCGATTTTTATCGCCAGCATCGGATGCCGGTCACTTTTGTGGGACACCCGCTGGCCGATACGTTGCCCGTTGAAGATGACCAGGCGGCCGCGCGCCGGATACTGGCGCTTACCGGTGAGGCCACAGTACTAGCGATCCTGCCGGGCTCGCGGCGCAGTGAAGTGGCGAGCATGCTCCCCGTTTTCCTAGACACGGTGCCATTGCTATTGGCGGATCAGCCTCAGCTGTCGATCGTCATTCCTGCGGCCACGCCTGCTCGTTACGATGAGATCAGGGCGCTGCTGGCACAGGCTGACCCTGCGGTGGCGGCCGCTATTGCCGTGACGACCGAGCCGGCTGCGACGGTCATGACAGCGGCCAATGCTGTATTGCTTACGTCAGGAACGGCGGCGCTTGAGGCCATGCTCTGCCATCGTCCGATGGTGGTGGCTTATCGCATGCCGTGGCTGACGCATGCCATCGCGAAGCGAATGGTGAAGACGCGCTGGATATCGCTGCCCAACCTGATCGCGCAGGACGACATGATTCCCGAGCTGATTCAGGATGAGGTCACGCCCGAGCGGCTGCATGACACCTTGAGACCTTTGCTCCATCAGGACAATGCTGCGATCATGACGCGCTTCCGGCAGCTGCACGCGCAACTGGCATGCCATGCCAGTGAGCGAGCAGCCGATGCCGTGCTGTCACTCGTTCAGAATTCGCCTGATTGACCGTAGTCGTGCTTGCCACGGCTACCAGCAAAGGACTGTTGCTCATGACCGTACGTTCCTCTTCAACGCGCTCTCGCTCTCGTGCCGCTAAAGGTACTCCTAAAGAGTGGCCGCCACTCGTCATCGAGTACGATGGCATGTTGCTGGCGGGTGTGGATGAAGTGGGACGAGGACCGTTGATCGGCAATGTCGTAACGGCCGCCGTAATTCTGGATCCCTCGCGTCCCATTGATGGGCTGACCGATTCCAAAGCGCTGTCGGCCAAGAAGCGCGAGACATTGGATGTACTGATCCGTGAGCGAGCGCTGGCCTGGGCGATCGGCAGTGCCTCTCCGCAAGAGATCGACGAGCTGAATATCTATCACGCGACGCATTTGGCCATGCGGCGCGCCATTGACGCGCTGGCTCCGGCCGCTGAATACCTGCTGGTTGACGGCAACCGTCTGCCGGGCCATTCGTTGCCCGGGCAGGCGGTCGTTAAAGGCGATGCACGTCACCCCGCTATCGGGGCCGCTTCCATTCTGGCCAAGGTGGCGCGCGATGCGGAAATGGTCGCACTGGATGCGCAATACCCCGAATATGGTTTTGCTCGCCACAAGGGCTATCCAACGCGCGAGCATCTGGCCATGCTGGAAAAACTGGGGCCTCTGCCCGAACATCGCCGTTCCTTCGGCCCCGTACAGCGTCAGCTATCCTTGCTGTGAGGCGTGAGGCTTCTGGAATGATGCCGGAAGTCTGCACCCTTTAGCTGCGATTCCCTGCCATGATGTGTGTTGCATATCACGGCGAGTGATCCCTTCTGTATGAAGGGCGATCACCTCTGTTTCTTCTTCGAGAGTTGCCATGACGACGCCTTTCGTACACCTGCGCGTACATACCGAATATTCTCTGGTGGACGGTCTGGTGCGGCTTAAGCCGCTGACCAAAACCGTCACCGAAATGGGCATGCCCGCACAGTGCATTACCGACGAAACTAACCTGTTTGCGCTGGTCAAGGGCTATAAAGCGGCACAGGGGGCCGGTACCAAGCCGGTAGTGGGCAGCGACCTGTGGATGATCAACCCGCAGGATGAAGAGCACCCGTACCGATTGACACTGCTCGCCATGAACGCGGAAGGGTATAAGAACCTGACCGAGCTGATTTCCCGCGGCTGGCAGCATGGGCAGGTCAAAGGCGTACCGCTACTGCACAAAGAATGGATCTTCGAAGCTTCTGAAGGCCTTATTGCCCTGTCCGGCGCGCGTGAGGGTGAAATCGGACGCTTCCTGCTGGCAGACCACGCCGAAATGGCGCGGACGCTGCTCGCTGAATGGCAGCGCTTCTTCCCTGATCGCTTTTATCTGGAGCTGCAGCGTACCGGCCGCCAGTACGATGAAGAGTGCGTGCATCTGTCAGTCGCTTTGGCCGCTGAGACGGGCACACCTGTGGTGGCGACCAACGACGTCCGCTTCCTGAAGCGTGAAGATTTCTGGGCGCATGAAACACGTGTCTCCATCGGGGAAGGGCGGGCGCTCAACGATCCGCGCCGTGAACAGCGCTATACCGAAGAGCAATATCTGAAATCGCCTGCCGAAATGGCTGAGCTGTTCGATGATATCCCCGAGGCGCTCGAGAACACGGTCATGATTGCCGCACGCTGCAACGTCGACCTGCGTCTGGGCACCTACTTCCTGCCGGAATACCCCATTCCTGATGGCCTTAGTATCGAAGAATTCTTCAATAAGCTGTCCCATGAGGGGTTAACCAAGCGCCTAGAGTTGCTGTTCGAAGGTCCGAATGCCATCTACCGTGAGCGCAGTCGCGAGGAAGAAGAACCCAAGTACCGCGAACGCCTGGAGTTCGAGCTTCAAATCATTAACCAGATGGGGTTTCCCGGTTACTTCCTCATCGTTATGGACTTCATCCGCTGGGCCAAGCAGAACGGGATTCCCGTCGGGCCGGGGCGTGGTTCCGGTGCTGGCTCGCTTGTCGCGTATTCGCTTGAGATTACCGACCTTGATCCACTCGAATACGACTTGCTGTTCGAGCGCTTCCTGAACCCTGAACGTGTTTCCATGCCCGACTTTGACGTCGACTTCTGCATGGAAAAACGTGACCGCGTCATTGACTACGTGGCCGACACCTACGGTCGCGATGCGGTATCGCAGATCGTGACTTTCGGTACCATGGCGGCCAAGGCCGTGGTGCGCGACGTGGCGCGCGCGCAGGGCAAGCCGTACTCGCTTGGGGATCGTCTGTCCAAGATGATTCCGTTTGAGGTGGGCATGACGCTGGCCAAGGCCTGGGAACAGGAAGAGCCGCTGCGTGACTATGTCGAGGGCGATGAAGAAGCGGCCGAAATCTGGGAAATGGCGCTCAAGCTGGAAGGGATCACGCGTGGTACCGGTAAGCACGCCGGGGGCGTGGTGATCGCGCCGACCAAGCTGACCGACTTCTCGCCGCTGCTGTGCGATGAAGACGGTTCGGGATTGGTCGTCCAGTTCGACAAGAACGACGTCGAAGAGGCCGGGCTGGTTAAATTCGACTTCTTGGGGTTGCGCACCCTGACCATCATCGACTGGGCGCTCCAGTGGGTGGACAAAGAGCGTGCCCGTAGCGGCCAAGGTCCGCTGGATATCGCCACTATCCCGCTGGATGACCGTGAAACGTTCAGCCTGTTGCAGCGTGCGGAAACTACCGCCGTGTTCCAGCTTGAATCGCGCGGGATGAAAGAGCTGATCAAGCGCCTGAAACCTGACTCGCTTGAAGACATGATCGCCCTTGTGGCGCTGTTCCGCCCTGGCCCTTTGCAGTCGGGCATGGTGGACGACTTCATCAACCGTAAGCACGGGCGTGCCGAGCTGTCCTACCCGCACCCCGATTACCAGCATGAGTGGCTGAAACCGGTACTGGAGCCGACCTACGGCATCATCCTGTACCAGGAGCAAGTCATGCAGATCGCGCAGGTACTGGCTGGCTATACGTTGGGTCAGGCCGATATGCTGCGCCGCGCGATGGGTAAGAAAAAGCCGGAAGAGATGGCCAAGCAGCGGTCTGGCTTTATGGAAGGGTGTGCGAAGAACGGTATTGATAAGGATCTTGCCGGTAACATCTTCGATCTTGTAGAAAAGTTTGCCGGTTACGGGTTCAATAAATCGCACTCTGCGGCGTACGGTCTGGTCTCGTACCAGACGGCATGGCTGAAGACCCACTATCCAGCCTCATTCATGGCGGCCGTTATCTCTACCGAAATGGACAACCTTGATAAGGTTGTGCCGTTGATCGAAGAGTGCCGACGGATGAAGCTTGAAGTGACGCCGCCGGACGTAAACCGCGGCGAGTATCGCTTCAGTGTCAACGAGAAAGGTCAGGTGGTTTACGGGCTAGGGGCCATTCGCGGTGTCGGTGAAGGCCCGATCGAAGCGATCGTGGACGCGCGTCGTCAGGGCGGTGATTTCATTGACCTGTTCGATTTTTGTCGCCGCGTCGATGGCAAACGCCTTAACAAGCGTACGCTGGAAGCACTGATCCGTTCTGGTGCGTTGGACCAGCTAGGGCCGTCTCGCGCGATACTGGCAGCGGCGCTGGACGATGCACTCAAGGCGGCTTCTCAGTCGCATGCCAACCAGTCCATCGGCATTGACGATATGTTCGGTGACATGTTCGCCGCTGAAGAGAGCGAAACGGATAACTACGCGCAGTATCGCGATGTGCGCGAGTGGACCGATCGCGAACGTCTGGGTGGCGAGAAAGATACGTTGGGTTTGTACCTGACCGGTCATCCGATCGACGAATATGAGCCGGAACTGAAGCGTTTCGTCAGTACGCGTATTAACGACTTGCGTCCTTCGCGCGAACCCCAGCGAGTGGCAGGGCTGGTGGTTGGCACGCGTACCATGAAGTCGCGCCGCGGCGATACGATCGCGTTTGTGACGCTGGATGACCGCACCGGGCGCATCGAAGTCTCGCTGTTCGGCGAGCTGTATGATCAGGTGCGTGCAAGCCTCAATGACTCACAGGTGATGATCATTGAGGGCGATGTCAGCTCGGACGACTATAGTGGTGGTTTGAGGCTGCGCGGCAAGGAAATCACCATGATGGTGGATGCTCGCAAGCGCTACGGTGAGGCTATTGAGGTCACGCTAGACACGCGTCGGCTGGACATTCATTTCCCACGCCGTCTGAAGGAAGGTCTGCAACCACACCTTGATCAAGAGGGGCTGCCCGTGCGCTTCAACTACCGCAACGAGCAGGCCGGTGGTCTGATCGAACTCGGGGCGGAATGGCGGGTCTCACCGAGCGACGAACTGATGATCTCGCTTAATGAACTTGAAGGACAGCGCGGTGTGCGCCTAACGTACCGGTAGAGTTTCTACTCTTGCACGTTTCGTTATGCGTGAGATAATGCCGTATATTGGAAACAGTGCGCTTTGTGGCATTCAGCCGTTATGGTGGCTGTTCACGCTACGTGGCAAGCGCCACTGTTGATTTACAAGATCGAGCATCTCGTGACGACCCCCGCACTGCCTACTGGCAGTTCTGCGACAAGGGCGATGCTCGCAAGGTCGGTGCCTGCCGTTTTTTGCGGTGTCATGAAGGCAGGTACCGTAGCCACTTTCAGAAGAGCCTTTTCACGCCTTATGAATCCCAACTATCTGGATTTCGAACAGCCGATCGCCGAGCTGCAGGCCAAGATCGAAGAGCTGCGCCTGGTCGGTAACGACAGCAAGATCAATATCAGCGAAGAAATCGCACGTCTGGAAGAGAAAAGTCTCAAACAGACTGAGCACATCTTCAGCGATCTGACGGCATGGCAAGTATGTCAGCTGTCCCGTCATCCGGATCGTCCCTATACGCTCGATTACATCGACGCCGTGTTCATCGAGTTTGATGAGCTTCACGGCGACCGTGCCTTTGCCGACGACGATGCGCTGGTCGGTGGGGTCGCTCGCTTCGAAGATCGTCCCGTCATGATCATCGGCCATCAGAAAGGCCGCACGGTGAAAGAGAAGGTGCGTCGCAACTTTGGTATGCCGCGTCCTGAAGGCTACCGCAAAGCACTGCGTCTGATGGAAATGGCAGAACGCTTCCGCATGCCGATCTTCACTTTCATTGACACGCCAGGGGCGTATCCGGGCATTAATGCCGAAGAGCGCGGGCAGAGTGAAGCTATCGCTCGCAACCTGGCCGTCATGTCGCGCCTTAAAACGCCGATCATCTCTACCGTTATTGGTGAAGGTGGATCCGGTGGTGCGCTGGCCATTGGTGTCTGTGACGAGCTGATGATGCTGGAATACTCCACGTATACCACCATCTCGCCGGAAGGCTGTGCTTCCATCCTGTGGAAGAGCGCCGAGAAAGCACCTGAAGCGGCTGAAGCCATGGGCGTGTACGCTCGCCAGCTCAAGGAGCGCGGTCTGGTCGATACCATCATCGACGAACCGCTGGGTGGCGCTCACCGCAACCCGACTGTCATGGCACAGAATCTGCGCGAAGCGCTTAACCAGTCGCTGTCTCATCTTGAGGGTCTGAGCACTGAAGCGCTGCTGGAGCGTCGCTTCAAGCGTCTGATGAGCTATGGCGCCATGTCCTGATGTGCTCGCCGACCTTCACGGGTCGGCAGAGCCTCTCCTCAAGACGGTAGTCGAAGCCTTGGCTTCGCTGCCGTCTTGCTGTTCTCGGCTATGGGTCGCGCTGTCTGGCGGCTGCGATAGCATCACGCTGCTTCATTGCACCGCGCGTGCGCTGCGTCTACTGCCTTCTTCCTCGCTTGAACTTCACGCTTTGCATGTCAATCATCAGCTTCAAGATGCGGCGGCCGCTTTCGAACGCTTGTGTTGTTCTACTTGCGCTGAATGGGGTGTCACGTTGCACATTGAGCGCGTGACGATTGATAGTGACGCGGACGGTGGGCCTGAAGCGCAGGCACGCGATGCGCGCTACGCCGCCTTTATGAAGGTGCTGCGCAAGGATGATGTGCTGTGGATGGCACACCATGCTGATGATCAGGCTGAAACCGTGCTGCAGCGGGCCATGCGAGGCAGTGGCATTGCAGGCATGGCTGGTATGCCTGCTCAGCGGCCGCTGGGTAGGGCGCTGCTAATGCGGCCGCTACTGGCACATCGTCAGCAAGCGCTCGGCGCATATGCGCGCCGTCATGGCCTTCGGTGGTGTGATGATCCATCCAATGCCTCGTCGCAGTACGATCGCAACTATCTGCGTCATCAGGTTATTCCCTGTCTGAGTGAACGCTGGCCGCAAGCGGTCGCTGCGCTGGGGCAGGTGGCAGCGCATGCGCGTGA harbors:
- a CDS encoding OmpH family outer membrane protein codes for the protein MRKLTLALGMAAATFIGTATATAAQAADIAVVDWQQALLDTNAAKQSMNQLKNKLGNRPQQLQTMGQELQQMQQRLQRDGATLSDSARNQQMQQFQTKGAEFQKLRAQLEEERQTQEDQFLRSARPRLDAAIKQVVQRHGVKVLVDRTGVIYADDALDLTGEVTQAYNAAK
- the lpxD gene encoding UDP-3-O-(3-hydroxymyristoyl)glucosamine N-acyltransferase; the protein is MNTIAKHGYTLNELAERVGATVSGNGDALITGLATLHDAGPEDLAFLANPSYLRFLQDTHAGGVLIREEHKDACPVPALVLKDPYLGYAMLSQLFDPMAMKQAPTVHETAVIADTATIGERVSIGPHVHIGAHVTVEDDVVIDAGVAIGDGCIVGKGSHLYPNVTLYHGVTLGERCIIHSSAVLGGDGFGFAFNGKGWTKIAQIGGVRLGDDVEVGSCSSIDRGALGDTIIGNDVKIDSQVQIAHNVQIGDHSALAGCVGIAGSTKIGRGCLLGGGVGVAGHLEIADRVQITGMSLITNSIHSAGVYSSGTGAMPNAQWRKNAVRFKQLDEMARRLSRLEKR
- the fabZ gene encoding 3-hydroxyacyl-ACP dehydratase FabZ codes for the protein MVMGIKEIQEYLPHRFPFLLVDRVVELELGKYIRAYKNVSYNEPFFTGHFPDHPIMPGVLITEALAQAAGILGFKTVNKLPRDGYIYYYVGSNNVRLKRPVYPGDRLYLEAHMDKSKRGIWKFTCRAYVDDELACEADIICAERKIA
- the lpxA gene encoding acyl-ACP--UDP-N-acetylglucosamine O-acyltransferase gives rise to the protein MIHPTAIIDPEARVADDVEIGPYSVIGPDVVIGPGCVIAPHVVIKGSTIIGARNRIFQFATIGEDCQDLKYHGEKTYLEIGDENTFREGVTVHRGTVQDQALTRIGSHNLFMAYSHVAHDCVIGDHCIMANQATLGGHVTIGDHAILGGLAAVHQFCHVGAHAMCGGGSIITKDIASFVMVNGNPAHTHGINAEGLRRRGFSAEAISALKDAYKRVFRGKQTLSEAIAELQKEETLPEVDMFIDSLVSSTRGLTR
- the lpxB gene encoding lipid-A-disaccharide synthase, producing MTQTVAPAPLKVFVVAGELSGDILGGGLLHALKVRHPQIAFKGIGGPRMIAEGMESLFPLETLSVMGLVEVVRHLPRLFSVRRQLREAALAWGADIMIGIDAPDFTLGLERQLRERGMHTLHYVSPSVWAWRQGRIKGIKASAEHMLTLLPFEADFYRQHRMPVTFVGHPLADTLPVEDDQAAARRILALTGEATVLAILPGSRRSEVASMLPVFLDTVPLLLADQPQLSIVIPAATPARYDEIRALLAQADPAVAAAIAVTTEPAATVMTAANAVLLTSGTAALEAMLCHRPMVVAYRMPWLTHAIAKRMVKTRWISLPNLIAQDDMIPELIQDEVTPERLHDTLRPLLHQDNAAIMTRFRQLHAQLACHASERAADAVLSLVQNSPD
- the rnhB gene encoding ribonuclease HII — its product is MTVRSSSTRSRSRAAKGTPKEWPPLVIEYDGMLLAGVDEVGRGPLIGNVVTAAVILDPSRPIDGLTDSKALSAKKRETLDVLIRERALAWAIGSASPQEIDELNIYHATHLAMRRAIDALAPAAEYLLVDGNRLPGHSLPGQAVVKGDARHPAIGAASILAKVARDAEMVALDAQYPEYGFARHKGYPTREHLAMLEKLGPLPEHRRSFGPVQRQLSLL
- the dnaE gene encoding DNA polymerase III subunit alpha encodes the protein MTTPFVHLRVHTEYSLVDGLVRLKPLTKTVTEMGMPAQCITDETNLFALVKGYKAAQGAGTKPVVGSDLWMINPQDEEHPYRLTLLAMNAEGYKNLTELISRGWQHGQVKGVPLLHKEWIFEASEGLIALSGAREGEIGRFLLADHAEMARTLLAEWQRFFPDRFYLELQRTGRQYDEECVHLSVALAAETGTPVVATNDVRFLKREDFWAHETRVSIGEGRALNDPRREQRYTEEQYLKSPAEMAELFDDIPEALENTVMIAARCNVDLRLGTYFLPEYPIPDGLSIEEFFNKLSHEGLTKRLELLFEGPNAIYRERSREEEEPKYRERLEFELQIINQMGFPGYFLIVMDFIRWAKQNGIPVGPGRGSGAGSLVAYSLEITDLDPLEYDLLFERFLNPERVSMPDFDVDFCMEKRDRVIDYVADTYGRDAVSQIVTFGTMAAKAVVRDVARAQGKPYSLGDRLSKMIPFEVGMTLAKAWEQEEPLRDYVEGDEEAAEIWEMALKLEGITRGTGKHAGGVVIAPTKLTDFSPLLCDEDGSGLVVQFDKNDVEEAGLVKFDFLGLRTLTIIDWALQWVDKERARSGQGPLDIATIPLDDRETFSLLQRAETTAVFQLESRGMKELIKRLKPDSLEDMIALVALFRPGPLQSGMVDDFINRKHGRAELSYPHPDYQHEWLKPVLEPTYGIILYQEQVMQIAQVLAGYTLGQADMLRRAMGKKKPEEMAKQRSGFMEGCAKNGIDKDLAGNIFDLVEKFAGYGFNKSHSAAYGLVSYQTAWLKTHYPASFMAAVISTEMDNLDKVVPLIEECRRMKLEVTPPDVNRGEYRFSVNEKGQVVYGLGAIRGVGEGPIEAIVDARRQGGDFIDLFDFCRRVDGKRLNKRTLEALIRSGALDQLGPSRAILAAALDDALKAASQSHANQSIGIDDMFGDMFAAEESETDNYAQYRDVREWTDRERLGGEKDTLGLYLTGHPIDEYEPELKRFVSTRINDLRPSREPQRVAGLVVGTRTMKSRRGDTIAFVTLDDRTGRIEVSLFGELYDQVRASLNDSQVMIIEGDVSSDDYSGGLRLRGKEITMMVDARKRYGEAIEVTLDTRRLDIHFPRRLKEGLQPHLDQEGLPVRFNYRNEQAGGLIELGAEWRVSPSDELMISLNELEGQRGVRLTYR
- the accA gene encoding acetyl-CoA carboxylase carboxyl transferase subunit alpha, whose amino-acid sequence is MNPNYLDFEQPIAELQAKIEELRLVGNDSKINISEEIARLEEKSLKQTEHIFSDLTAWQVCQLSRHPDRPYTLDYIDAVFIEFDELHGDRAFADDDALVGGVARFEDRPVMIIGHQKGRTVKEKVRRNFGMPRPEGYRKALRLMEMAERFRMPIFTFIDTPGAYPGINAEERGQSEAIARNLAVMSRLKTPIISTVIGEGGSGGALAIGVCDELMMLEYSTYTTISPEGCASILWKSAEKAPEAAEAMGVYARQLKERGLVDTIIDEPLGGAHRNPTVMAQNLREALNQSLSHLEGLSTEALLERRFKRLMSYGAMS
- the tilS gene encoding tRNA lysidine(34) synthetase TilS, whose protein sequence is MAPCPDVLADLHGSAEPLLKTVVEALASLPSCCSRLWVALSGGCDSITLLHCTARALRLLPSSSLELHALHVNHQLQDAAAAFERLCCSTCAEWGVTLHIERVTIDSDADGGPEAQARDARYAAFMKVLRKDDVLWMAHHADDQAETVLQRAMRGSGIAGMAGMPAQRPLGRALLMRPLLAHRQQALGAYARRHGLRWCDDPSNASSQYDRNYLRHQVIPCLSERWPQAVAALGQVAAHAREAHELLEMMADRQLAQWPKAPQQLPINALSTMSDSEARLMIRRALAHQGIPMPPRARLETVLAQLKVGHGHIHWPGGEVRLWQGALYLAANSADGAVLSSATIDAYAQWRVEPLIAGDVSLDVRFVAREGGERLRVNGCRRSIKALFQARGVPPWLRERFRVAWVGETPVALVSDTDAIVADGWHAWRDGTVCGRE